The Victivallis sp. Marseille-Q1083 DNA window GGGATGTCGGCGGTAATCACCAGATCGCCGGGTTCAAGATGTTCGACAATCCAGTCATCCGCGCCGTCGAAGGCCTTTCCCGCGCCGATCGCTTGGAGGAATGCCGATTCCGGCAGTCGCGGCGCCTGGGCGGCAACGAAGACCGCCGTGATTTTTTCCCGCCCGGCCGCTTTGCAGAGCGCTTCCTTCAACGGACGCGGCATCGCGTCGCAATCAACCAGAATTTTCAAAGTGTCTCCTTCCCGCCGATATGGTTTTCACCGGCTCGGTCAACGAGCGGTACAGAGGGTAAAACGCCGGAAAAAAACGAACGAAAGATATGACTTTCACGGAGCTTTCACATACAAAAGAATGGTCGGGGTGAGAGGATTTGAACCTCCGGCCTCTGCGTCCCGAACGCAGCGCTCTAGCCAGGCTGAGCCACACCCCGAAAAAGAATGGTCGGGGTGAGAGGATTTGAACCTCCGGCCTCTGCGTCCCGAACGCAGCGCTCTAGCCAGGCTGAGCCACACCCCGAAAAACCATGCGCCCTTGGAGCAGGCGCATGTCTATTAAAATAACTCGGCTTTGAAAATTTTCAAACCGGCAATT harbors:
- a CDS encoding YaiI/YqxD family protein, giving the protein MKILVDCDAMPRPLKEALCKAAGREKITAVFVAAQAPRLPESAFLQAIGAGKAFDGADDWIVEHLEPGDLVITADIPLADRAIARNAAVLNTRGEFFTPANIKNAMAMRGLLDELRVAGEVTGGPAPFSDRQRIHFINALNRFLQRRK